A region of the Paenibacillus thermoaerophilus genome:
ATCTATAGAAGCCACGGTTTGATCCTCCTTCTAAAGTAGAGTCGCGTCACTTTAGTAGAAATCATACCGTGGCTTCCCTTGTCAAGAAGCTCGGCGCAATTTTACACCACTACTTGAGACTATAACCTCATATTGTACGTACCATCTTCAATTTTGCCGAACGAGATATGGGATTAAAAGCCATTACCCGCAGATTAAATGAGATGGGATATAGAACGAAAAAAGGCAATCCTTTCAGTACTCTTTCGGTTAAAAACATCTTAAATAACCCGATCTATATTGGGAAAATCCGTTTTAATCAATTAGAGAACTGGGCTGAGAAGCGACGCAGCGGCAGGAATGCAGACTATATTCTTTCCGATGGGAATCACAAGCCGATTATTTCTGTCGAGCAATGGGAAAATGTTCAGCGAATCATGAAAAAACGGTCATACAAGCCAGTACGCTCTCATACTCCATTTATTCTAGCAGGATTACTGCGATGCCCTGAATGCGGGCATGGGATGGTTGCAGGACGTTCTCCAGGCTCATCCGGGCGAATTTACCGATATTACAACTGCGGGCAATACCATAATAAAGGAAAAACGGTTTGCAGTGCTCATGGGATTCGTGCCGATGTGGCAGAAAAACAAGTATTCGATGAACTCACCCGCATTGTAACAAACGATCTCCTTCTAAAAAAACTGGTGCAGAAGATTAATACGGACAGAATGAATGCAGAGAAACCGCTTCTCGAAGAAAAGAAGCGTATCGAAAGCAAAATTGACAAGACACTAAAAAAACTCAATAACCTTAAAGAAAAAATCATAGTGGATACCGAGTTATTGGACATGTTTAAGCCGAATCTGATTACACTTCAAGACGAGTTAAAAACTCTCCAGCAACAACGGGAAGAGTTGCTTTTCCAATTGGACAATCGGGAATCTGAGCCAGTGGACTTCAACTCACTGAAGAAATTGCTTTCAGACTTCTATAACGTACTAATGAGCGTCGATCCCAATGAACAAAAATCCCTTCTTTCGCTGATCATCAAGGATATCCAAATCACAAAAGATTCGCCAAGAATGATTGGGCGACGAGTAACAAAAATAAACTTGCTCTTTGACTTCACGATTGAAGCACTGCAATCCGATACTTATGAGTTGTTAAAGAGGGTCTATAGCGACTATGATATTATCGCTGATTTTGACCCTCGCTTGCTGGATGGTGTAACCCTTGCAAATTTTCATAAAACCGGGCTCGGGGAGGTGATGAATTCCCTTAACATTTTACCATTAGCGATGATACGGTTCCCCCCGCATAATCTTAAACGCCCGATACACCTGCTCCGTCAGCACCAGCCGCAGCAACTGATGCGGGTACGTAATGCGGCCGAACGACAGCTTCGCGTCCGACCGGCGCATCACGGCGGAGCTGAGCCCCAGCGAGCCGCCGATGACGAAGGCGACGTGGCTGCGGCCGTACGTGGCCAGCTCCTGCAGCTTGGCCGCCAGTTGTTCCGAGGTCCACATCTCGCCTTCGATCGCCATCGCGATGACGTAGGCGTCCGGCTTGAGCGCGGCGAGGATGCGCTCCCCCTCCCGCTCCTTCACCTGCTGCTCTTCGGCCGCGCTCATCGACTCGGGCGCCTTCTCGTCGGCCAGTTCCGTAATTGACACCTTCGCGTAGGGGCCGAGCCGCTTCATATACTCCTCGATG
Encoded here:
- the rlmH gene encoding 23S rRNA (pseudouridine(1915)-N(3))-methyltransferase RlmH, which translates into the protein MNIQIVAVGKLKEKYLVQGIEEYMKRLGPYAKVSITELADEKAPESMSAAEEQQVKEREGERILAALKPDAYVIAMAIEGEMWTSEQLAAKLQELATYGRSHVAFVIGGSLGLSSAVMRRSDAKLSFGRITYPHQLLRLVLTEQVYRAFKIMRGEPYHR